A genomic window from Phoenix dactylifera cultivar Barhee BC4 chromosome 7, palm_55x_up_171113_PBpolish2nd_filt_p, whole genome shotgun sequence includes:
- the LOC103707821 gene encoding uncharacterized protein LOC103707821 codes for MADPHPPEAPANGGGPAETLVPGPGSKRQRRPSVRLGEIGDQSAAIPYEPYVRRTKHWKLPSDHPKPRAHFPKDPFKHPSKTRPLTTLEPDGDALDAPPAADDRVLLPVDENFDPHGAGIRRGSRDGKAWRGGGVRRARSSWIPKVDVGNEGADLKSSGWEDAGDEGYRDNLESPSDRNDRLAAARVRVSESRDCGPWAEGDLPSETDNRDWNNQNGWWHSVGDGGVRSWLNGLGLGRYAPVFEIHEVDDEVLPLLTLEDLKDMGINAVGSRRKMYCAIQKLRKNVM; via the coding sequence ATGGCGGATCCCCACCCGCCGGAGGCCCCGGCGAACGGAGGCGGCCCGGCGGAAACCCTTGTCCCCGGCCCAGGCTCCAAGCGGCAGCGCCGCCCCAGCGTCCGCCTCGGCGAGATCGGTGACCAGTCCGCTGCCATCCCGTATGAGCCGTACGTACGCCGTACTAAACACTGGAAGCTTCCCTCCGACCACCCCAAGCCCCGCGCCCACTTCCCCAAGGACCCCTTCAAGCACCCCTCCAAGACCCGCCCCCTCACCACCCTCGAACCCGATGGCGACGCCCTCGACGCCCCCCCTGCCGCCGACGATCGCGTCCTCCTCCCCGTCGACGAGAACTTCGACCCCCACGGCGCCGGGATCAGGCGGGGGAGCCGGGACGGGAAGGCGTGGCGGGGCGGCGGAGTGAGGCGAGCGAGGTCGAGCTGGATCCCGAAGGTCGACGTGGGCAACGAGGGCGCCGACTTGAAATCGAGCGGCTGGGAGGACGCTGGCGATGAGGGCTATAGGGATAATTTGGAGAGTCCATCGGATAGGAATGATAGGCTGGCGGCAGCGAGGGTTAGGGTTTCGGAAAGCAGGGATTGTGGTCCTTGGGCTGAGGGGGATTTGCCATCGGAGACGGACAATAGGGATTGGAACAACCAGAACGGGTGGTGGCACTCGGTCGGGGATGGTGGCGTCCGATCCTGGCTCAATGGTTTGGGGCTGGGCCGGTACGCTCCGGTGTTTGAGATCCATGAGGTGGATGATGAGGTTCTGCCATTGCTGACACTGGAGGATCTGAAGGACATGGGGATTAATGCAGTCGGTTCGAGGAGGAAGATGTACTGTGCTATCCAGAAGCTCAGGAAGAACGTCATGTAA
- the LOC103707820 gene encoding protein LAX PANICLE 2-like: MMVPARNLLRQHYDSYGGHLDDIQSEFHHEKASSVPGLMAEEIPRGSGGGDEEEEGGDRRTSSKQGDENSQGWLRLGIGTCPSGGSGLHDGAPVDPMSKSSIRRSRGGLPELNLFSDRLPGPLQPRLPAAGAPTMAPLFPGSAGREVSMECRSVRAMASSSSKPLPMLTSYNWGQFMCPSGSLSLSVEMGGVMKVVSPPPRRQTGVWFVLQPAQNQEKEPFLPQISKSYLRIKDGRMTVRLLMKYLADKLGLDDETQVVITCRGHQLPPSLTVQYVRDQIWSSREAVELLPDSPSTEHIMTLRYNRSC; the protein is encoded by the exons ATGATGGTCCCGGCACGTAACCTTCTCCGGCAACACTACGACAGCTATGGTGGCCATCTCGACGACATCCAATCGGAATTCCACCATGAAAAGGCTTCATCAGTACCTGGCCTAATGGCTGAGGAGATTCCTCGGGGCAGCGGTGGCGGtgatgaggaggaggaaggaggggaTAGGCGGACTAGCTCGAAACAAGGAGATGAGAACTCCCAAGGGTGGCTCCGATTAGGCATCGGTACCTGCCCGTCTGGTGGTTCAGGGCTCCATGATGGCGCCCCAGTAGACCCGATGAGCAAAAGTAGCATACGCAGAAGTAGGGGTGGGCTGCCGGAGCTCAACTTGTTCTCTGATAGGTTACCCGGTCCACTGCAGCCCCGATTGCCAGCTGCCGGTGCTCCGACGATGGCGCCATTGTTTCCGGGATCAGCGGGGCGGGAGGTCTCGATGGAGTGTAGGAGTGTCCGTGCCATGGCGAGTAGTTCCTCAAAGCCGCTGCCAATGTTAACAAGCTATAATTGGGGGCAATTCATGTGCCCATCAGGGAGCCTCAGCCTCTCGGTGGAGATGGGCGGCGTGATGAAGGTGGTTAGCCCGCCGCCGAGGCGGCAGACCGGGGTGTGGTTCGTGCTCCAGCCGGCGCAAAATCA GGAAAAAGAACCATTTTTGCCTCAGATATCCAAGAGCTACCTGAGGATCAA GGACGGGAGGATGACAGTTAGGTTGTTGATGAAATACTTGGCCGATAAGCTTGGACTGGATGATGAAACCCAG GTAGTGATTACATGTAGAGGCCACCAGCTTCCTCCCTCATTGACAGTGCAATATGTTCGGGACCAAATATGGAGTTCGAGGGAGGCAGTAGAATTGCTTCCTGACTCGCCCAGCACTGAACATATCATGACCCTTCGATACAACAGAAGTTGCTAA